In Candidatus Defluviilinea proxima, a single genomic region encodes these proteins:
- a CDS encoding metal-dependent hydrolase, with protein MTNKLTWYGHSTLGLETGGYKLIIDPFFDGNPASPISPETVEADYLLVSHGHGDHVGDTASIAKRTGATIISNFEIAGWFEEKHGLEKTHGQHIGGGFKHPFGYLKLTLALHGSALPDGSNGGNPCGFLLTTNDGKKIYFAQDTGLFGDMKLIGEEGLDLAVIPIGDNYTMGPDDALRAVKMLQPKAVIPIHYNTWGLIAQDANAWAERVQKETKTKAVILKPGESYSV; from the coding sequence ATGACAAACAAACTCACTTGGTATGGGCATTCCACCCTTGGCCTCGAGACTGGTGGCTATAAACTCATCATTGATCCCTTCTTTGATGGAAACCCCGCTTCACCGATCTCCCCCGAAACTGTTGAGGCAGACTATCTCCTCGTCAGCCACGGACATGGCGATCACGTGGGTGATACAGCCTCCATCGCCAAACGGACCGGCGCCACTATCATCAGTAATTTCGAGATCGCAGGTTGGTTTGAAGAGAAACATGGGCTGGAAAAGACGCACGGCCAGCACATCGGCGGCGGCTTCAAACATCCATTCGGGTATTTGAAGTTGACCTTGGCTTTACATGGTTCCGCTTTGCCCGATGGTTCGAACGGTGGAAATCCCTGCGGGTTTCTGCTGACCACAAACGATGGAAAGAAAATCTATTTTGCACAGGATACGGGCTTGTTCGGTGATATGAAATTGATCGGCGAAGAAGGACTCGACTTAGCCGTCATCCCTATCGGCGATAACTACACTATGGGTCCCGATGATGCACTGCGTGCGGTCAAGATGTTGCAACCGAAGGCAGTCATCCCCATCCATTACAACACATGGGGATTGATCGCGCAGGATGCAAACGCATGGGCTGAACGTGTGCAAAAAGAGACGAAGACAAAAGCTGTGATCTTGAAACCGGGGGAGAGTTATTCGGTGTAA
- a CDS encoding WYL domain-containing protein, with translation MQIMRADRLLSLLMLLQTRGQMSAQELADELEVSERTIYRDIIALSTSGVPVYASRGPGGGVRLIEEYRTTLTGLTPDETRALFMMSIPAPVMQLGMGEKFKGALLKLSASLPDAHRADEIRTRQRVHLDSSWWFQSDQNVPCLQTIQQALFQDRRLRMKVRWVFFNTEFEQDAEPYGLVAKANVWYLVYGRGGNPHVVRVSQIIEAELTAEICIRPPGFDLVEFWEGWCDEYESHPPFMAKVRVSPEAIPLLAEYVGDRARGQVAYRHVPDADGWVTFDLPFESFITARSHLLGLGRAVEVLEPDTLRKSLVDFAEQIVGFYKTK, from the coding sequence ATGCAAATCATGCGAGCCGATAGATTACTCTCCCTCTTGATGCTTCTCCAGACCCGTGGGCAAATGTCCGCGCAGGAGTTGGCGGATGAATTGGAAGTCTCCGAACGGACCATTTACCGGGATATTATCGCCCTCTCGACCTCCGGCGTCCCGGTCTACGCTTCACGCGGACCTGGAGGCGGGGTGAGGCTGATCGAGGAATATCGCACCACACTGACAGGTCTCACGCCAGACGAAACACGCGCTCTGTTCATGATGAGCATCCCAGCACCGGTGATGCAACTCGGCATGGGAGAAAAATTCAAAGGCGCCCTGTTGAAACTTTCCGCATCCCTGCCTGATGCACACCGCGCAGACGAGATTCGTACACGCCAGAGAGTCCATTTGGATTCATCGTGGTGGTTCCAATCGGACCAGAATGTCCCTTGCTTACAGACCATTCAGCAGGCCTTGTTTCAAGACCGCCGCTTACGCATGAAAGTTCGCTGGGTGTTTTTCAATACAGAGTTTGAACAGGATGCTGAGCCATACGGCCTGGTTGCAAAGGCGAACGTCTGGTATTTGGTATACGGTCGCGGAGGGAATCCGCATGTGGTGCGCGTTTCACAGATCATCGAAGCGGAATTGACGGCAGAGATATGTATCCGCCCGCCCGGTTTCGACCTTGTTGAATTTTGGGAGGGTTGGTGCGATGAATACGAATCGCATCCGCCATTTATGGCGAAAGTGCGGGTTTCCCCGGAAGCCATCCCTCTGCTTGCAGAATATGTTGGTGATCGCGCACGTGGACAGGTTGCATACAGGCATGTCCCTGATGCCGACGGCTGGGTGACATTCGATCTGCCATTCGAATCATTCATTACCGCACGTTCGCACTTGTTAGGGCTGGGGCGTGCTGTGGAGGTATTGGAGCCAGACACATTGCGGAAGAGCCTGGTTGACTTTGCAGAACAGATCGTGGGGTTTTACAAAACCAAATAG
- a CDS encoding NAD-binding protein translates to MNPTFRQRVRYHFDNLMSRGTPAMIGMLFVLSLTVVLIAGAVISIMGFVQEGETGPLSFGEAAWESLMRTLDSGTMGGDTGTGFRVVMLFVTLGGVFVVSALIGVLNNAIEGQMEHLQKGRSQVLEEGHTLVLGWSAQIFTVLNELMTANENLSKARIVVLADKDKVEMEDEIRERVEVKGKTRIICRNGSPIDPNDLELASPHTAKSIIVLPPENSDPDTDVIKTVLAITNASNRRTEPYHIVTQIRKPENINVVKMVGRNDTIQPILTNDLIARVVAQTSRQSGLSAVYTELMDFGGDEIYFKPEPLLTGKTFGESLLMYEDSCVIGLRKNDGKILLNPPMDSRIESGDQVIAISEDDDTVRLSNLSSLPLKEAVIRSSRVPVKPQPEKCLILGWNRSGAIIVRELDNYVPKGSMITIVADNYGIGAQLKAQGIQLKNQKLTVKEGETTDRTMLDELKVEDYDHVIVLAYSTLEAQEADAKTLVTLLHLRDMVEKDATPFSIVSEMLDLRNRELAEVTQVDDFIVSEHLVSLMLTQLSENAELFDVFTDIFDPDGSEIYLKPISDYVETGVPVNFYTVVEAARRRGETAIGYRLVSEAKRSGKSYGVHTNPPKSQEVIFSSNDKVIVLAEE, encoded by the coding sequence ATGAATCCCACATTTCGGCAACGTGTTCGCTATCATTTCGATAATTTGATGTCACGCGGCACGCCAGCCATGATCGGCATGTTGTTCGTACTTTCGCTGACTGTTGTGCTCATTGCGGGCGCAGTCATTTCAATCATGGGGTTTGTGCAAGAAGGCGAGACCGGGCCTCTCTCGTTCGGTGAAGCCGCATGGGAAAGCCTGATGCGCACGCTCGATTCCGGCACAATGGGCGGCGATACCGGCACCGGCTTTCGTGTGGTGATGTTATTCGTCACACTCGGTGGTGTATTTGTCGTCAGCGCGTTGATCGGCGTGTTGAATAACGCCATCGAAGGCCAGATGGAACATTTGCAAAAGGGACGTTCGCAGGTACTTGAAGAGGGGCACACACTCGTGCTTGGTTGGTCGGCACAGATCTTCACTGTATTGAATGAGTTGATGACCGCAAACGAAAACCTGAGCAAGGCGCGTATTGTGGTATTGGCCGATAAGGATAAAGTGGAGATGGAGGATGAGATCCGGGAGCGGGTTGAAGTTAAAGGAAAGACGCGCATCATCTGTCGCAACGGAAGCCCCATTGACCCGAACGATCTCGAGCTTGCGAGTCCGCATACCGCAAAATCCATCATCGTTCTGCCGCCCGAAAACAGCGACCCCGATACCGATGTCATCAAGACCGTGTTGGCAATTACGAACGCATCGAATCGCCGCACCGAGCCATATCACATCGTCACACAGATCAGGAAACCTGAAAACATCAACGTTGTCAAAATGGTTGGGCGAAACGATACCATTCAGCCAATCCTCACCAACGACTTGATCGCGCGTGTAGTAGCACAAACATCGCGTCAATCGGGACTTTCGGCGGTATACACCGAATTGATGGATTTCGGCGGCGACGAGATCTATTTCAAGCCTGAGCCTTTACTCACAGGGAAGACCTTCGGCGAATCTCTTTTAATGTATGAAGATTCGTGCGTGATCGGCCTGCGCAAGAATGATGGGAAAATCCTCCTCAACCCGCCCATGGACTCACGCATCGAAAGCGGCGACCAGGTCATTGCCATCTCTGAGGACGATGATACGGTTCGCCTCTCTAACCTCAGCTCGCTTCCTCTCAAGGAAGCTGTCATACGCTCAAGCCGTGTCCCCGTCAAACCCCAGCCTGAAAAATGTCTCATCCTCGGCTGGAATCGCAGTGGCGCGATCATCGTGCGTGAGCTTGATAACTACGTGCCTAAGGGATCAATGATCACCATTGTGGCCGATAACTACGGCATCGGTGCACAGCTCAAAGCTCAGGGCATTCAACTGAAAAATCAAAAGCTGACCGTGAAGGAAGGCGAAACCACAGACCGCACCATGCTTGATGAACTGAAAGTGGAAGATTACGACCACGTCATTGTGTTGGCCTATAGCACACTCGAAGCACAGGAAGCCGACGCGAAAACTCTCGTCACGCTTTTGCATCTGCGCGATATGGTCGAGAAAGATGCGACGCCGTTCTCCATCGTCAGCGAAATGCTCGACTTGCGGAACCGCGAACTCGCCGAAGTAACCCAAGTTGATGATTTCATCGTCAGCGAACACCTTGTCAGCTTGATGTTGACCCAGCTTTCTGAAAACGCCGAACTGTTCGACGTGTTTACAGATATTTTCGACCCCGATGGCTCTGAGATCTACCTCAAGCCCATCAGCGATTACGTGGAAACCGGTGTACCCGTCAACTTCTACACAGTGGTCGAGGCCGCCCGCCGTCGTGGAGAGACTGCCATTGGTTACCGCCTCGTTTCTGAGGCAAAGCGCTCTGGCAAATCTTACGGTGTGCACACAAACCCGCCCAAATCGCAAGAGGTCATATTTAGCTCCAACGACAAAGTGATCGTGCTTGCCGAGGAGTAG
- a CDS encoding GyrI-like domain-containing protein has product MSDMNVRVVKLPAMRVACVNGFGEGPEGMAFDKMKIWAEAHDLLRKPYRLFGYNNPDPSPGSPNYGYDVWITVDGSVQENGDARIIEFPGGLYAVTRIEVKEPGDDIPRTWQELVKWMEASKYRHGRHQWLEEHIGSLGAMGGDQPFTLDLHLPIME; this is encoded by the coding sequence ATGAGTGACATGAATGTTCGTGTTGTAAAACTGCCCGCCATGCGGGTGGCGTGTGTCAATGGTTTCGGGGAGGGGCCGGAGGGAATGGCGTTCGATAAGATGAAGATATGGGCAGAGGCACACGATCTGCTTCGCAAGCCGTATCGTCTGTTCGGGTATAACAACCCTGACCCTTCTCCCGGTTCGCCGAACTATGGCTATGATGTGTGGATCACAGTGGATGGATCAGTTCAAGAAAATGGTGATGCACGCATTATTGAATTCCCCGGCGGTCTGTATGCGGTGACACGTATCGAAGTGAAGGAACCGGGCGATGATATCCCTCGCACCTGGCAGGAACTGGTGAAGTGGATGGAAGCAAGCAAGTATCGTCATGGGCGGCACCAGTGGCTGGAGGAACACATTGGTTCCCTCGGCGCAATGGGTGGGGATCAGCCCTTTACGCTTGATCTGCACTTGCCGATCATGGAATAA